The stretch of DNA ACTTTAATTTTCGTGGCTTATACTATTTTATGACATTGAGCCACACCTTTGGATATAAACTATAAAGTGGGGGACATATTCTTTTGGTTACCAAAGTCAAGTACAGTTCTTAACCCTTTTATCTTCTCATTGTCtctttttgaaaagaaaaaaaaaaacaaaaaactttTTTTCCACCTCTCATTTTACAACAAAAGAGAACAAAAGAAGTAGAAGAAAGTATACTTCATGTTCATACTAAAAGGAGTATTTCCCTATCTGTTTTATTTAAATCTGAATGTCTTATTTTGCTTTTTGTAAATCAGTTGCGAGATTTCACATGAGGATAAATTCGTCgtataaaactattttttttttatattacaAGCTATGAACATTTTATAAATGGAAAATTTTATTACATAGAATAAAGTGGATATTTGACAGCTTCATATTTAACATTATATATATAACCTGTAAAGGAGAAAAAATATACTTAAACAGCATCTTATTGTAGTAATCCAGTACTTATATTCCGTATATAATCTGTCTGCATATTCCATAAAAAACCAATTATTATGGCATAAAAAAAATAACTACTACATTATAAATATTTGATAAGCACGCGTTTTAGGTACTCAATATTCATCACTCGATATAATATAAAATACACACCCAGATAATATTCATATTAATTTAAGTTGAAATTCTCAAACAGGCAGGAATCGATAGTTTTTACATGTGTCAGTCAAAATTCAGAGAATATTTTGTATACCAAAACAGTGTCATAGTCAGTGGATTGGGTGAAAAATGCCAAATCACGGGCTTAAGTCATATTTCCCTTCTCTTAATTAGTCAATATGTTACCACCAAAGGTCGTAGTGAGATACATAAGATTTTTTCACTGTTAATTAAAGATTTCATGTTTAAgtgataaaaatgaaaaaaaacccAGCAAGGAATGTTTTATTCTTTAATGGGCCTTACGCCACGCGAATCCAGATAAGCCGAACTCTAATGCGGATAATCGGAGAAGAAATTAGGAGAAAATGACACTATATAGTCTCTCTCAAAGTAATATAtgaaaaaatgtatatatatatatatatatatatatatatatatatatatatattttctgtatgttatacataaaaaaatataaaattttatatatttttacggCTACCGAATATAAATAGTTTAAGTCGCAAGCTAAAAGTGATATTTGCCCAAAAATTAGCCAATGTGCTTTCTTAGAATATTCGGTTCAGACAAATGCTCAGTTTTGGAATTTATCTGTAGCCAAATATAATGTTGATTGGATAATAACAGGAAAGAAATAAAGATAATATGTTGATAGGTTTAATAAAAAAAGTGAAGTACAAGAAAAGGAAAATTAAGATAATAGATCTTTTACATATATTGCATAGGACTAAACTTGTGGTTGAAGTAATTAATAATAGGGAAATACATGGTAATATATCAATTACTTGGTAGTTTATTTAAAGAAACAGAGAAAGTAATCGTcttaattattaattatatatatgatAGTTGAATGAATAAATCTGTACCCTTTTTAGTCAATGAAATTGGCAACGTTACCATTTTGGTTTGAGTTATTTTACTTCATTCGCACACTTCTCATTaaattgtttttttctttttttctttaaattagtGTTTGTCATAAATGGTAGAAATCACTCTTAACTAATACCTACAAATTTCTCACCATAAAGGAGATTAATACAACACAAttacaaaaattacaaaaattaCGTCTTAATTTCAAGTAAATCGTAAGCACTTATCTCAATCGTTACTATCCAATTTTTCATTTGTGAACTTATCTGCCCACTGAAAGCCGGGAATCTTCGTCATCGTCAACATTTGATACTCTCTCGATAGTTTTAATAGTACACTGAAAGCTTTCGTAAATGAACAATACGTAGAGATTGCTTCGCTTTTTATGGAATATTTGTATAGCAGTACGATTACGATGCGTGTTCCGAATTGACGAGAGACGGCTTTCCTTTCGGATGTAAAGTCTGAATAAAGTAGAAGAGTACGTTAAATTAACTGCCagtgtaaaactatttaatttataaTTAGTACAAAATAAATTATAACTAATTGGATTATTCAAATCATATAGCCCTTTAAATAAATTGGGAAAATCAACAATACTATGAATATGCATTTAGTGTTGTAGTTGGCTGATCATGCATTGTCTTTGTTTGCACATCACACGTATCTTATGACTCAGAATATTatagtttaaaaaataaaataaatataaaaaaataaaattataattgcaTAATCAGCTACTATCAAAGGGCAACAGCCAAATTTCAGGCATTTATTTTCGCAATTGTTAAAATCAcaccaaaatatgcaaaatattTCAATTCCACAATTATTGGTCTTTGGAGATCTTCCAGAATTTGGAGTACAAAACCAAAAAGTCAATGAGAATATAACACCAAAAATAGTAAAGAAATATTGAATCTCTCTCCTTCTTGAATAGCCATAAAAAGTGTAGGAAAAAGAGAGCAAATCTTTTAATTTTTGGATAGTCCTCTAGAAATTTTTATTATTTCCCCTTTAGATATTCTTTACGACTAAAGTGTTCATAAATTGATGAtcccatttatttatttttctccaTTAAATTAGTTTTTTTATTCATTGAATGGTAAGATGTaatacattgattatataaaaatatattgacataattattattattttcagttgTGATTTTAGGCTAGTTATCAATTTTAGCACATTACTAATTAATGTTGATCAATTGTTACTTGTAATTATGTAATAAGcgatttaattatatatttttttacacCGTTAGTACATAGCTTAAACTCTAAAAAATTAGGTTAGTCACCAATTATACCCGTAAACTTTCACTTATGATATTAGGCTAGCCACCAATTTTATGatattataaattaaatattGATCAAAATATTTACCGTAAAGGGCAACTCGGTGCACTAAGATTCTGTTATATTTGGGGTTCGGGAAGGGCCGAACCACAAGGATCTCCTGCAAGAGaatgttttcacggctcgaaccagtgacctcctggtcacatgccAACAACTTTACTAGTTACGCCAAGAATCCCCTTCATATAACTTTATAAGGTATTATGATAAATATTAATAATACTATGATAAAAACAGTAAAAAAGCTGCTATCTTATGTTAAACTTCACAAATAGTACACAAGATCTTCACAATATTAGTGTATCTAACttaaatctttaattaaaatAGACCAATATAGTGCCACCATTGCTGTATAGTATTTGTATTTCCACTTGCTATGAAGTAAATGATGATATGTATGAATGAACATAATGCAGAATCATTGAATTCCCATCCAACACCTTTACTACTAACTTCACCAACCCAACTCTCATTTCCATTTATGAAACCCCCTAACATTTTTACCACAACACAACACTGTCAATTTTCTAAGTatctttttcttccttttctttacCTTTGTCTTCTCCATAGCCCCCATTAGCCTCTCctgtttatattttattttatttttaaaagattTGAACTTCTTTTTTTGTCTTGTTGAAACACAAAGACAAAGCATTTATGTTGTTGTATGTGTTGGCTTCATTAGTAGAGATGCAACAAGGTAAGTAAGTTCACATTATTCATTCTTCCTTTAGAAACCCCAAAATCTTAGTTGTCCTCTGAAAATCCCATTATCTTCTGAATTCTTGtttaaagatttgatttttaagCATTTTTCTTGTTAAAGTTCTTGACTTTTAGCCAATTTATACTGTTCTTGAAGTTCTTGGCTTTGTGGGTTTGTGGTGCTAAATATAGTAAGTGTTTGTTTTTGCTGATTCTTGGAAAGTAGAAGAAGTTTTATTAGTCAAAATATGGTGCTTTTGAAGTTCTGAAAAAAGAGAGATTTTTGGTGTTGTTAGAGGGGTTTTggttttctctctttttctctctgaGTTTAACAGTTGAATCCCAAAAATGGGAATTGGGATTCTTGGTTTTTTTCTGGTTTTAACAGTGTTATTTAGGCCTTTGCTTTGTCAGCAGCCAAATACTGATGGTTTCTTTGTCTCTGGTTTCTTACAAAAGATGGGTAAAGTTCACAACTTTTCAGCTCACTTTTGTTCTTGGAAAGGTGTAGGATGTGAttcaaaggaagaaaatattatcAATTTGACAGCTAAAAGTTTTGGTTTATCTGGTGTTATTCCTGATAATACTATAGGTAAACTCACAAAGCTTCAGTATTTGGATCTGAGTCACAATAATCTCACTGGTTTGCCTTCTGATATTTGGAGTTTAGGTTCACTTAAGTACCTTAACCTCTCACATAATCACATTTCTAATGACCTTTCAAGTAATATAGGCAATTTTGGTGAGCTTGAAATCTTGGACCTTTCTGTTAACAATTTCTCTGGTAAAATTCCAGAAGCCATTAGCTCACTTTCAAGATTGCATTCTCTTAATCTTAGTAAGAATGGGTTTGAGTCAGATTTGCCTTTTGGAATCTTGAATTGTCATTCTTTGGAATTTCTTGATATTTCAGAAAATAGACTTAGTGGTTTACATGATGGTTTTGGTGCTGCATTTCCAAAGCTTAAGCTCTTGAATCTTGCAGAAAATGAGATTAATGGGAAAGATTCGGATTTGTTAGGGATGGTTTCTATTACTCATCTCAACATTTCAGGAAATTTGTTTAAGGGTTCTGTTGTTGGTGTTTTTGAGGGGCCATTGGAAGTGATTGATTTGAGTAGAAACCAATTTCAAGGTCATATTTCTCAGGTAAACTTCAGTTCCAGTTTCAATTGGTCTCATTTGGTTTATCTTGATTTATCTGAGAATCAGCTTAGTGGAGAGATATTTAAAGAGTTGAACAATGCTCAAAAACTCTTGTACCTTAATCTTGCGCATAATAGATTTTTACCACAAGAATTTCCACAAGTTGATATGTTATCTGGTTTAGAGTATCTTAATTTGTCTGGAACCAGTTTGATTGGCCATATTCCTCAAGAGCTCTCGTCGTTGAGTCGCTTGAAAATCCTTGATATATCCGAAAACCATCTGAGTAGCCGCATTCCTGTACTAAGCAATAGAAATCTCCAAGTTCTTGATGTTTCATACAACAATTTGACTGGTGATATCCCTTTGCCACTTCTAGAGAAACTCCCAAGTATGGAAAGGttcaatttttcttataacaatctAACCTTGTGTGCTTCTGAATTCTCCCCTCAAACGTTCCGATCAGCTTTCATTGGGTCATCAAATGGATGTCCAATCGCTGCCAATCCTGCTCTCTTCCATAGGAAAGCTCCAAAACATAGAGGACTCAAACTTGCATTGGCTTTAACTTTCTCTAtggtgtttctgcttttgggGTTGTTGTTCTTGGCTTTTGGTTGTCGAAGGAAAACCACAATATGGGCGGTTAAACAGAATTCTTACAAAGAAGAACAGACTATTTCCGGCCCCTTTTCGTTTCAGACTGATTCAACCACTTGGGTTGCTGATGTTAAGCAAGCTAACTCAGTACCCGTGGTGATTTTTGAGAAGCCACTGTTGAATTTCACGTTCGTGGACCTCTTGTCTGCGACTTCTAATTTCGATCGAGGTACATTGTTAGCTGAAGGGAGGTTTGGTCCAGTTTATAGAGGCTTTTTACCAGGTGGGATTCATGTGGCAGTGAAAGTTCTGGTTCACGGTTCGACAATGACAGATCATGAAGCAGCAAGAGAACTCGAGTATCTTGGCCGGATAAAACATCCGAATCTTGTGCCATTGACTGGGTACTGCTTGGCTGGCGAGCAAAGAATTGCCATTTATGATTACATGGAGAATGGAAACTTGCAGAATTTGCTACATGACCTGCCACTCGGGGTTCAAACTACCGAGGACTGGAGCACGGACACATGGGAAGAGGATGATAATAACAGTATTCAGAATGTTGGTTCTGAAGGATTGTTGACAACATGGAGATTTAGGCACAAGATTGCGCTTGGCACGGCTAGAGCCCTTGCGTTTCTTCACCATGGTTGCTCGCCTCCAATTATACATAGAGATGTCAAAGCTAGCAGTGTTTATCTTGATATAAATTTGGAACCAAGATTATCTGATTTTGGATTGGCCAAGATTTTTGGCACCGGACTCGAGGATGAGATAACTCGCGGTTCACCTGGATATATTCCCCCAGAGTTTCTTCAGCCAGAGAGTAGCAGCTCCCCGAAATATCCAACACCAAAGTCAGATGTGTATGGATTTGGAGTCATCCTCTTTGAGCTAATAACCGGGAAAAAACCAGTTGAAGATGATTATCCGGAAGACAAGGATGCTGATTTGGTTGGTTGGGTTAGAGGATTAGTAAGGAACAACGAGGGATCAAGAGTTATCGATCCAAAAATTCGTGGAACTGCATCGCAGACACAAATACTAGAAGCCTTGAAAATTGGTTATTTATGCACAGCTGAAGTTCCTGCGAAACGACCGAGCATGCATCAAGTAGTTGGACTGCTGAAGGATATTGAGCCTGCACAATGAAGATTTGAGGATACAGAAACATTGGCTCAATTCATAGATTTTTACCTCTCTtcattttggtgttttgagttcTCCTTCTTGTGTTGCCACAAGAGGAATTGTACATTAGTCCAATATTTTTGTTTTGTTGCTTTATGCCATGTTTCTCATTTTCCTTTTAACATCTCCACTTGCAAAGGTTTAAGTTGTAGTACAAAATAGACTTGCTTGACCCTTgatgaaggaaaaaaaaatagtttttccaTTCATTTCCATTTGTGTTTTCCAATTCTTTGAAATTCATTTCCATTTGTATTTACCAATTCTTTGGCACTTTTGGTTGTGTCATAAATTTAGCCTTGTTATTCTTCATGTTATGAATCCATTCTGTTAAAGTTCATAGGAAAAAATACTAGATGCTTGCTAGATGACATAGAATAGCATCCAAAGACACTTTCTTTAGAAAAAAAAAGGGGTAACCCAGTGCACTAAGCTCCAGCTACGCCCGACATCGCGGGCAAAAATAGGTGGAACCAACCAAGACTGAAAActtgcactaagctcccgctatatgCGACATCACGGGCCTATCCTCAGGCTcagtggcggacccaggattttatgcaagcgggttcaatcttagaagtacataactttagtcgtaaaataatAGTTGTCaaatgggttcaaataaaatatttatacaaaatttacgctgctttaatcctaatttatacatataaacaatattattttttgatgaagcgggttcagttgaacccactTGCCAACACGTGCGTCCGCCACTACTCAGGCTGCGCGGCAATAGTAGCTTTAACTCCCCCAACCGGTAGCACTACGGGAGTTTGATAACCATAGGCCACCTGCTCTGGGATACGAGTAGCGAGTCTGCAGGATGCGCGGGAAGGATCAGACGATAATGGTATGTTGTACCCAACTTACCCCGTTATTTATTTCTGCAGGAAGCTGTTTACAAAGAGAGTTTCTTTatatatccaaaaaaaaaaaatgagataagTCACCTTTTTCAGTGAATACACTTACAGAGGCAAAAATTTTCTCATTAGTATGTGGGGTTCCATATTACAATTCTTGGAAACAGTAATTGCAGAAAAACCATAGGAGGACCACTTTCTCTAGTTGTCTTTTTCATGAAGTATGTGTCACTGTATATATAGGACAAGAAGTTTACATTGTTTTAACTCCTCCAACATTAATATAATTAATCACTTTTGACTAATTTTCTCTGTTGCTACGTTCTATGAATCTTTGCTACCTTAATCATTAAGATGCTTTTCATGTTCTAGGTCCTTCatatttagtgggcgtttggacataagatttGAAGCATTTTTTTTAAGCATATTTGAAAAGTAGAGTTTTGTTTGGatttgaatataattttgggttatttttgaatttttgtgagtgatctgagtgaaatttttgtgaaaattaaaaattttatgacaaaatattgatttaaaaaaaagtgaactttttaaaaaaaaataaaataattcttatgtccaaacgagcTCTTAGTCCTTTATTGCATTGGTCTAACGGTCAATAAAGtgagtaaaaatataaaaaaatcagGATACAAAGTTAAAAAACGTTAGGTGATATTTTCCTATATTACTAAACTTTGGTGGACAAAAGGGAGGTAATAGGTGTTCGGTGAAAAAATCGATATACACGCAAATTGGTTCGAACACCATATATATTTAGTCCTTTATTGCACTGGTATAATGGTCACTAAAGAGAGTGAAATTCATAGAAATCAAGGTTCAAAGTCCAAcagagttaaaaaaaaaaatattaggtgattttCTTTCCGACTAAACTTTGATAGACAAAGGGAGGTACGATGAATAGCCGGAATACGCACAATTTGGTTCGAACACTATATATATTTAGTCCTTTATTGTACTGACTTAATGGTCAATAAAGTGAGTGAAAATGATAGAAATCAGGATACAAAGTCCAATagagttaaaaaaaaattagGTGATGTTTTACTATTTGACTAAACTTTGATGGATAAATAGGTGTTCGATAAAATAGTCGAGATGCGCGCAAATTTATTCAACACCACGTATATTTATCCCTTTATTTCTTGTCTTTTTGGGAGATCGGagaggggggaggggaggggaggggggtgCGAGGGGTGTTGGTCCATGTTCTTAATAGTACAAATATGTCAATTTTCTTTATAACATAGTTTATATGCCTAATATGACTTCAACAAGAGAAAACAAACAAATCTTGCTAGATACTAGCAAGATGTGTGCTTACAATATCGTAATTCACAACCAACCAAATCAGTAATGTCATGTTCTTGGAATCTTGAATATTACCACCCGTCACAAATACTGGTACAATTTAGTACTTTATAATAATCAATATTAAATAAATGCAAGATGCTATTCATTGGTTTGGTTTTAGAGCATGTTTGCAGGAATTTCTGACTCAATTTAATTGAAGGATGGAAAGAACTGGCACCAGTTGCTCTCTGTAATATATTTATGTTTACGACACAAAAAACACAGTGTAATTTCATAAATGGAGTTTGGAAAGGATAATGTGTGCGTAGATATTACTCCTATTTTAAAAAAGTAAAGAGATTGTTTTCGATAAACCCTCGAATTAAGAAAGATAAAAAGGAGtaacacaaaaaagaaaaaaaagaaaaaagggttTTAAATACTAAAACCAATTGCAGGAAATATGGGTTGGAATATTAAGTATTTGTCATTTAGTGCTAGTGTTTGTACACTTGGTATGGTGCTATTTCACTAATTTATTTGGTTTGAATTGAATTTGAATGGTACAAGAAGTTGGTATGGACtaattaaaatattttgaatGCGAAATAAAACATTGCTTTCTTGGGAAGAGTAATAATAAGGGAAACTAGGAAGTTAATAGATAAATTAAGTATAATTAGATAACAAGCTTTTGCAATTTAATAGGGGAATGCCCAAAAGTGATTTAAGCAAAATGCTAAGTGATAACCATGTATTAGATCTAGTTGGgttaatatattttcaagaatGATTAATGGAACTGACACACAAATTTCTTTGTTTATCTTTTAACGTGAAATGTACATAAGTTGTCGTTACTTATTACTCCATCCATCCcttttaatttatttgaataggtacagaatttaagaaaaaaatgaagatttttaaATTTATGGCATAAAATGAGGCACTGATATTTTGTatgactataaatcattgcataaaagtaaattattttaaaaatatgaaaaggggtcattctttttggtatGGACTAAAAagaaatgggttcacataaattgaaatggagagaGTATATCGTTTTGCTTCAGTTATCTTATTATATCGCTGTTGTTACTGCTTCTTTCATTTGTCCTTAGGCCGAGGGTATTCAGAAGTAGCCTCTCTATCTCCACATGATAAGAAAGGTTTGTGTACACAATATTGTGTGTGTGTGAACAAAGTCCTACgtgaaaagtaaaaaagaaaaagaagctacTTATAAGAAGTTAGGACTCTCTTAATTGTGTGAGACCTTTTGGGGAAAATCGTGCGGACTTGACCTAAAGCAAACAATATCACGCCATGTTAAAAGTATTTTTGGACCTTTTTAGCCCAACAAATGGTATCAGAACCAATGGTTTGGCGGCACTATGGAGATGGCGGTGTATGGCATGGGGCCCGGTTTAGTGTCTTTGTCCGTCTGCGGGGTTTACGACCTTTACCCGTATGTTTTGAAGACACATACACATCCTCTGGATTTCGGTGACTGTAAATACTCAAGCTCATGTGGGTAGCACACAATTAATCTCCAAATCATCAATGGTGACGAGTCATGTAGAACTTAGTTCAAGGGGATGATTGTTGGGTGTGTGTAAACGAAGTCCTACGTGTGGAaagtgaaaaaaaagaaaaagaaaaagaaaactactTATAAGGAGTTGAACACTTTTAATGGTGTGAGACCTTTTGAGAAAAATCGTGCGGGCTTATTCCAAACGGACAATGAATTATGCTggatatgttattgttgttgtacatAAGATGTTGATAAATTGATAAAGAGGTAGGAAATTTTGTAATTAGGCTTTGCGATTTTCTTCAACaccaaaaataaatataaaaattaaaaacacaaaaataagagATGAAAAAGATTGAGGATATTTTATTTCTTCGTCAAAAACTGCACGTCACAACTACCAACATCCAAACATAATGATAACTATAGACTTGAAAGTGAAGATCTCATGTTGTGAATGAATTATTGTAAAATAGTTAGTGGAGTAATCACTAAGGATACTACACAATGATCATTTTTTTCAAGAATGCTTATATACCTCAAATTTAATCATGTTACATTTCCCAAAAGGGTAATAATTTATACTAACAATGCAATTTTTTCCCCAATTTAAATAATTACCAcgtattatatatattttttcaatcaGAAAGGCTTTGCGACTTTCTTTAACaccaaagataaaaaaaaaaaagaagagaaaaggatACATCTCCTCAC from Nicotiana tomentosiformis chromosome 11, ASM39032v3, whole genome shotgun sequence encodes:
- the LOC104114539 gene encoding probable LRR receptor-like serine/threonine-protein kinase At2g24230; amino-acid sequence: MGIGILGFFLVLTVLFRPLLCQQPNTDGFFVSGFLQKMGKVHNFSAHFCSWKGVGCDSKEENIINLTAKSFGLSGVIPDNTIGKLTKLQYLDLSHNNLTGLPSDIWSLGSLKYLNLSHNHISNDLSSNIGNFGELEILDLSVNNFSGKIPEAISSLSRLHSLNLSKNGFESDLPFGILNCHSLEFLDISENRLSGLHDGFGAAFPKLKLLNLAENEINGKDSDLLGMVSITHLNISGNLFKGSVVGVFEGPLEVIDLSRNQFQGHISQVNFSSSFNWSHLVYLDLSENQLSGEIFKELNNAQKLLYLNLAHNRFLPQEFPQVDMLSGLEYLNLSGTSLIGHIPQELSSLSRLKILDISENHLSSRIPVLSNRNLQVLDVSYNNLTGDIPLPLLEKLPSMERFNFSYNNLTLCASEFSPQTFRSAFIGSSNGCPIAANPALFHRKAPKHRGLKLALALTFSMVFLLLGLLFLAFGCRRKTTIWAVKQNSYKEEQTISGPFSFQTDSTTWVADVKQANSVPVVIFEKPLLNFTFVDLLSATSNFDRGTLLAEGRFGPVYRGFLPGGIHVAVKVLVHGSTMTDHEAARELEYLGRIKHPNLVPLTGYCLAGEQRIAIYDYMENGNLQNLLHDLPLGVQTTEDWSTDTWEEDDNNSIQNVGSEGLLTTWRFRHKIALGTARALAFLHHGCSPPIIHRDVKASSVYLDINLEPRLSDFGLAKIFGTGLEDEITRGSPGYIPPEFLQPESSSSPKYPTPKSDVYGFGVILFELITGKKPVEDDYPEDKDADLVGWVRGLVRNNEGSRVIDPKIRGTASQTQILEALKIGYLCTAEVPAKRPSMHQVVGLLKDIEPAQ